A stretch of Planococcus citri chromosome 5, ihPlaCitr1.1, whole genome shotgun sequence DNA encodes these proteins:
- the LOC135847301 gene encoding CMP-sialic acid transporter-like isoform X1, protein MCRCLRYCCFCLYMCDKKEKPLKELKEEDSPRCNQTFLKYLCLISLVIQNAAYALLLKYSFMKKDTFITSTAVCLSEILKVVCSVFLLFVFGESRKKIGSLFYNSVMKTPMDTLNVVIPAVAYVVMNNLMYISNQNLDVITFQVIGQVKIPMTVIFSMIFLRSTYRRLQYLSLIILTIGVMIVVQFTEVDRSKSRDDLSANDKVLGYVTGIIAALLSGFAGVYFERILKTTTLSVWARNLQLSLISVPLAFLQTFTKDYSPVREKGFFHEYTNIVWLIVVLQTSSGLTVALSVKLADNVSKGYASATAIIVSGFVSVILFHYSVNYLFACGAALVVMSIPMYAISSSSSKILPEKIDYEGKECYI, encoded by the exons ATGTGTAGATGTTTACGATATTGCTGTTTTTGCTTGTATATGTGCGATAAAAA ggaAAAACCACTAAAAGAACTGAAAGAAGAAGACAGTCCAAGATGCAATCAAACTTTCCTGAAATACCTTTGCTTGATTTCGTTAGTAATTCAAAACGCAGCTTACGCCTTGCTACTGAAATACAGCTTCATGAAGAAAGACACGTTCATCACATCGACAGCAGTCTGCCTTTCGGAAATACTAAAAGTAGTATGCAGCGTGTTCCTGTTATTCGTATTCGgagaatcgcgaaaaaaaatcggttcgCTGTTCTACAATTCTGTGATGAAAACGCCGATGGACACGTTAAACGTGGTGATCCCGGCTGTAGCGTACGTTGTGATGAATAATCTGATGTACATCTCGAATCAGAACCTGGACGTGATCACGTTCCAGGTAATTGGCCAAGTCAAGATACCGATGACGGTAATATTCTCGATGATATTTTTACGCTCGACGTATCGCAGACTGCAGTACCTGTCGTTGATCATACTCACTATTGGCGTCATGATCGTCGTACAATTCACCGAAGTCGATAGATCCAAATCGCGCGACGATCTCAGCGCCAACGATAAAGTCCTAGGATATGTTACCGGTATCATAGCGGCGTTGTTATCCGGTTTCGCCGGTGTTTATTTTGAAAGGATACTCAAAACCACCACTCTCTCGGTATGGGCCAGGAATCTGCAGCTCAGCTTGATATCGGTACCGTTGGCCTTCCTGCAAACCTTCACCAAAGACTATTCGCCGGTCAGAGAGAAaggattttttcacgaatataCCAACATCGTGTGGCTGATTGTGGTGTTGCAGACTAGCAGCGGATTGACCGTTGCGTTATCAGTGAAACTGGCTGATAACGTTTCCAAAGGGTATGCCTCGGCTACCGCCATCATCGTGTCCGGATTCGTGTCGGTTATCCTGTTCCACTATAGTGTTAATTATTTATTCGCCTGCGGTGCGGCCCTAGTCGTTATGTCTATACCTATGTACGcgatatcgtcgtcgtcgtctaaaATCCTACCGGAGAAGATCGATTACGAAGGCAAGGAGTGCTATATTTGA
- the LOC135847301 gene encoding UDP-galactose/UDP-N-acetylglucosamine transporter srf-3-like isoform X2, translated as MKKDTFITSTAVCLSEILKVVCSVFLLFVFGESRKKIGSLFYNSVMKTPMDTLNVVIPAVAYVVMNNLMYISNQNLDVITFQVIGQVKIPMTVIFSMIFLRSTYRRLQYLSLIILTIGVMIVVQFTEVDRSKSRDDLSANDKVLGYVTGIIAALLSGFAGVYFERILKTTTLSVWARNLQLSLISVPLAFLQTFTKDYSPVREKGFFHEYTNIVWLIVVLQTSSGLTVALSVKLADNVSKGYASATAIIVSGFVSVILFHYSVNYLFACGAALVVMSIPMYAISSSSSKILPEKIDYEGKECYI; from the coding sequence ATGAAGAAAGACACGTTCATCACATCGACAGCAGTCTGCCTTTCGGAAATACTAAAAGTAGTATGCAGCGTGTTCCTGTTATTCGTATTCGgagaatcgcgaaaaaaaatcggttcgCTGTTCTACAATTCTGTGATGAAAACGCCGATGGACACGTTAAACGTGGTGATCCCGGCTGTAGCGTACGTTGTGATGAATAATCTGATGTACATCTCGAATCAGAACCTGGACGTGATCACGTTCCAGGTAATTGGCCAAGTCAAGATACCGATGACGGTAATATTCTCGATGATATTTTTACGCTCGACGTATCGCAGACTGCAGTACCTGTCGTTGATCATACTCACTATTGGCGTCATGATCGTCGTACAATTCACCGAAGTCGATAGATCCAAATCGCGCGACGATCTCAGCGCCAACGATAAAGTCCTAGGATATGTTACCGGTATCATAGCGGCGTTGTTATCCGGTTTCGCCGGTGTTTATTTTGAAAGGATACTCAAAACCACCACTCTCTCGGTATGGGCCAGGAATCTGCAGCTCAGCTTGATATCGGTACCGTTGGCCTTCCTGCAAACCTTCACCAAAGACTATTCGCCGGTCAGAGAGAAaggattttttcacgaatataCCAACATCGTGTGGCTGATTGTGGTGTTGCAGACTAGCAGCGGATTGACCGTTGCGTTATCAGTGAAACTGGCTGATAACGTTTCCAAAGGGTATGCCTCGGCTACCGCCATCATCGTGTCCGGATTCGTGTCGGTTATCCTGTTCCACTATAGTGTTAATTATTTATTCGCCTGCGGTGCGGCCCTAGTCGTTATGTCTATACCTATGTACGcgatatcgtcgtcgtcgtctaaaATCCTACCGGAGAAGATCGATTACGAAGGCAAGGAGTGCTATATTTGA
- the LOC135847133 gene encoding 2-acylglycerol O-acyltransferase 2-A-like, producing MDETAVTTATATTNTDAKKIKANNVKFGPIEIDFVPFDTPLKEHLQTLSVALNLTLTICGTTIAPLLLLYVFLYTRFWWLVPLYAAWVYYDRETGFKGGRKWNWCRRSVIFDYFRDYFPSKLIKTQDLATDTNYLFVVYPHGVLSYSTLAVFGSEANRIESEAFPGVDFRIVTLDINFYCPITREYFLSLGAIGATESSIRYVLSSEPSKAVVLIAGGAAEAQLAAPGNTYRIVAARRKGFVRLALKTGASLVPVFSFGENNIYAQYQSEWLTKMQLMFKKLTGIYPAVPRGRGLLQYTFGILPNRHPINTVVGKPIAVPKMEDPSVNDIDQYHAKFIQELKTLFEQHKHKYDAAGANAELVIV from the exons atGGACGAAACAGCGGTTACAACGGCGACAGCGACCACAAACACCGATGCGAAAAAA ATAAAAGCCAACAACGTGAAATTTGGTCCGATCGAAATAGATTTCGTGCCATTCGATACGCCTTTGAAAGAACATTTGCAAACGCTATCGGTAGCTTTGAATTTAACATTGACGATATGCGGAACGACGATCGCGCCGCTTCTCTTGCTTTACGTATTTCTTTACACGCGTTTCTGGTGGTTGGTTCCTCTGTATGCGGCGTGGGTGTATTACGATAGAGAAACCGGCTTCAAAGGTGGCAGAAA GTGGAATTGGTGCCGACGTAGCGTGATTTTCGACTACTTTCGCGACTATTTCCCGTCAAAGTTGATAAAAACGCAAGATTTGGCGACCGATACGAACTACCTGTTTGTGGTTTATCCTCACGGAGTGCTATCCTACAGTACGTTGGCTGTTTTCGGCTCCGAAGCGAATCGTATCGAAAGCGAAGCGTTTCCCGGCGTAGATTTCAGAATCGTAACGTTAGACATAAATTTCTACTGTCCCATAACCAGAGAATACTTCTTATCGTTGG GAGCCATCGGTGCGACAGAATCCAGCATCAGATACGTACTGAGCTCAGAGCCGTCCAAAGCTGTAGTGTTGATAGCCGGAGGTGCCGCCGAAGCGCAACTCGCCGCTCCCGGTAATACATATCGCATCGTCGCTGCCCGCAGAAAAGGCTTCGTTCGTTTAGCATTGAAAACCGG CGCTTCGCTAGTTCCGGTATTTTCGTTCGGAGAAAACAACATCTACGCGCAGTACCAATCGGAATGGTTAACCAAAATGCAGCTAATGTTTAAAAAACTCACCGGCATATATCCGGCAGTGCCCAGAGGCCGAGGACTTTTACAGTACACTTTCGGAATATTACCAAATAGGCATCCGATCAATACAGTCG tgGGCAAGCCGATTGCGGTTCCCAAAATGGAAGATCCATCGGTAAACGATATCGACCAGTACCACGCTAAATTCATTCAAGAATTAAAAACGCTTTTCGAACAGCACAAGCACAAGTACGACGCGGCCGGCGCCAACGCCGAACTTGTCATCGTTTAA